The proteins below come from a single Eucalyptus grandis isolate ANBG69807.140 chromosome 3, ASM1654582v1, whole genome shotgun sequence genomic window:
- the LOC104438322 gene encoding uncharacterized protein LOC104438322 isoform X1 translates to MDGRSSLQEITTLFASLASRLETLDDAEGSPDAAISKLNRSLNLPGGGGGGDGDEDAAVRFLDTALSLMCFKAPQVFDSVVDYAVKTIAAVLHSSIRCEAVGFRKEEALRVGSSISRRDCVEVVAACGDVLPKLPRDGTLSHLLLHAVLHVAVSASHTQFLFPSTRIIDGKSVGGRIITASKLLDYLPRGFCLQNDDTPLRLLFWYLDPVILSNDISKILQEMMERPFLCLHKELHERMSLRNIVVCLVLSPVMFFEAKALLHRWFLETGLAFVLEFSTVLVAVILDVISRPMWWGISMEMGMKLPFSDAYFPFNHQLLRSFSGPMSCATLLNLVNFTSNKSSTANSNATKVARVDQRSMWAQAINFPVRFYFASLTLLCDNSLHTDCTFWQTHTTDQLHNMQPLSCRTAAARYIAWILCPIDITHQELLVDHLIKLSESWAVKKFSSGVRDEGRAVLQKKLKKPRLSENKANNNFKDEHNCQSIENWVEDFQNVYQWYCTQFLNFPAPCEGRSIDGRPPQSMMFREIPLGILIGQSSFMEEDVCELLLHYASTGRILQPGTIERAGLKHTRSYSEGPVSALWNDGCVKEESIRGACLIFKLTDIVENMSSSMCETEESEMGFICRLKERTVGYLVKCIKSLIQLETFEGKSLMLLDLHRRLLQWKCNGQGRFKIPEDLDHVTLELNHQISATQLNVAR, encoded by the exons ATGGACGGGAGGAGCTCGCTCCAGGAAATCACGACTCTCTTCGCGTCGCTCGCGTCGCGCCTCGAGACCCTCGACGACGCGGAGGGATCGCCGGACGCCGCGATCTCGAAGCTGAACCGGTCGCTGAACctccccggcggcggcggcggcggcgacggcgacgaggaTGCCGCGGTTCGGTTCCTGGACACCGCCTTGTCCCTCATGTGCTTCAAGGCTCCTCAG GTGTTCGATTCAGTGGTCGATTACGCGGTGAAGACGATTGCTGCGGTTCTGCACTCGTCGATTAGGTGCGAGGCGGTTGGCTTTCGAAAGGAAGAGGCTTTGCGGGTCGGGAGCTCGATTTCGCGGCGCGATTGTGTCGAAGTGGTTGCCGCGTGCGGCGACGTCCTCCCGAAACTGCCGAGAGATG GAACACTTTCTCATTTACTACTGCATGCTGTCCTGCACGTGGCGGTCTCGGCATCTCACACTCAGTTTTTGTTCCCTTCGACTCGCATTATTGACGGGAAATCAGTTGGCGGGAGAATAATTACGGCTTCAAAGCTCCTTGACTATCTACCCCGAGGATTTTGTCTTCAAAACGATGATACACCATTAAG GCTGTTATTCTGGTACCTTGATCCAGTGATTCTGAGCAATGACATTTCCAAGATTCTGCAAGAAATGATGGAAAGACCTTTCCTTTGTTTGCATAAGGAATTGCATGAGAGGATGTCCTTGCGGAATATTGTTGTTTGCTTGGTACTTTCTCCTGTAATGTTTTTCGAGGCAAAAGCTCTGTTACATAGATGGTTTCTGGAGAC GGGTTTGGCCTTTGTTCTGGAGTTTTCAACCGTATTAGTCGCGGTGATCCTGGATGTAATTTCTAGGCCAATGTGGTGGGGGATATCGATGGAAATGGGAATGAAGCTGCCCTTTTCTGATGCATATTTTCCCTTTAATCACCAATTACTGAGGTCTTTCAGTGGACCTATGTCATGTGCGACACTTTtaaatttggttaattttaCAAGCAACAAGAGTTCAACTGCGAACTCCAATGCGACAAAGGTGGCAAGGGTAGATCAAAGGTCTATGTG GGCACAGGCAATCAACTTCCCAGTTCGGTTCTATTTTGCTTCCCTCACTCTTCTTTGCGATAATAGTTTACACACGGATTGCACATTTTGGCAAACCCATACAACTGATCAGCTGCATAACATGCAACCATTGTCCTGTCGAACTGCTGCAGCAAGGTACATCGCGTGGATTTTGTGCCCGATCGATATAACTCATCAGGAATTGCTAGTCGATCATTTGATTAAGCTATCAGAGTCTTGGGCTGTGAAAAAATTTTCCTCAGGTGTTCGGGATGAAGGAAGAGCTGTCTTGCAGAAGAAGCTCAAGAAACCCAGGCTTTCTGAGAATAAAGCCAATAATAACTTCAAGGACGAGCATAATTGCCAAAGCATAGAGAACTGGGTTGAAGATTTCCAAAACGTGTATCAGTGGTATTGCACTCAATTTTTGAACTTTCCTGCACCATGTGAAGGACGATCAATTGATGGGCGCCCGCCGCAGAGTATGATGTTCAGGGAAATTCCATTAGGTATCTTGATAGGACAGTCGAGTTTTATGGAGGAAGATGTGTGTGAGCTGTTGCTACATTATGCCTCAACTGGCAGAATACTTCAGCCAGGGACAATTGAGAGAGCAGGACTGAAACACACGAGAAGCTATTCTGAAGGACCAGTATCGGCTCTATGGAATGATGGTTGTGTTAAGGAAGAGTCAATTAGAGGTGCCTGTCTCATCTTCAAGTTAACTGATATTGTTGAGAACATGTCCTCATCAATGTGTGAGACTGAAGAGAGTGAAATGGGCTTTATCTGCCGACTGAAAGAACGGACTGTTGGGTACTTGGTCAAGTGCATCAAATCACTGATTCAACTGGAAACATTTGAGGGTAAATCTTTGATGCTATTGGATCTACATCGTAGGTTGCTGCAGTGGAAGTGCAATGGACAAGGACGATTCAAGATTCCCGAAGATCTAGATCACGTCACGCTTGAGTTGAATCATCAAATATCGGCAACGCAACTGAATGTAGCAAGGTAG
- the LOC104440374 gene encoding uncharacterized protein LOC104440374 — protein MEEARKRRADRAADDGGEEGGSAAKKLKPDEASAEPQDDDWISAWLALDDDAVSELLDLLDPAESPPSPSSSSPAAAGGDGFKFKVRFIDDPYASPLVFQSSSSFVTINGNEESCGSSFSESESTVMASIDTRGIGALRAAGGEVGRARLGPPAEAEAEEEGEGGAWATKGSGEARGCCLFGADGDDDDDAAAVVVAGFLGGEEEEMLLTGLK, from the coding sequence ATGGAGGAGGCGCGCAAGAGGCGAGCCGACAGGGCGGcggacgacggcggcgaggaGGGGGGCTCCGCCGCGAAGAAGCTTAAGCCGGACGAGGCAAGCGCGGAGCCCCAGGACGACGACTGGATATCGGCGTGGCTGGCGCTCGACGACGACGCGGTCTCCGAGCTCCTGGACCTCCTCGACCCAGCCGAGTCCCCGccctcgccgtcgtcgtcgtcgccggcTGCGGCGGGGGGCGACGGCTTCAAGTTCAAGGTGAGGTTCATCGACGACCCCTACGCGTCGCCGCTGGTGTTCCAGTCGTCCTCGTCGTTCGTGACCATCAACGGCAACGAGGAGAGCTGCGGGTCGTCCTTCTCGGAGTCGGAGTCCACGGTGATGGCCAGCATCGACACGCGCGGCATCGGCGCGCTCCGGGCCGCGGGGGGCGAAGTGGGTCGGGCCCGGTTGGGGCcgccggcggaggcggaggcggaggaggagggggagggaggcGCGTGGGCCACGAAGGGCTCCGGGGAGGCGCGTGGGTGCTGTCTGTTCGGTGCGgacggtgatgatgatgatgatgctgctgctgttgttgttgcAGGGTTTCTGGGtggtgaggaggaggagatgcttTTGACTGGACTGAAGTAA
- the LOC104438322 gene encoding uncharacterized protein LOC104438322 isoform X2, whose translation MDGRSSLQEITTLFASLASRLETLDDAEGSPDAAISKLNRSLNLPGGGGGGDGDEDAAVRFLDTALSLMCFKAPQVFDSVVDYAVKTIAAVLHSSIRCEAVGFRKEEALRVGSSISRRDCVEVVAACGDVLPKLPRDGTLSHLLLHAVLHVAVSASHTQFLFPSTRIIDGKSVGGRIITASKLLDYLPRGFCLQNDDTPLRLLFWYLDPVILSNDISKILQEMMERPFLCLHKELHERMSLRNIVVCLVLSPVMFFEAKALLHRWFLETGLAFVLEFSTVLVAVILDVISRPMWWGISMEMGMKLPFSDAYFPFNHQLLRSFSGPMSCATLLNLVNFTSNKSSTANSNATKVARVDQRSMWAQAINFPVRFYFASLTLLCDNSLHTDCTFWQTHTTDQLHNMQPLSCRTAAARCSG comes from the exons ATGGACGGGAGGAGCTCGCTCCAGGAAATCACGACTCTCTTCGCGTCGCTCGCGTCGCGCCTCGAGACCCTCGACGACGCGGAGGGATCGCCGGACGCCGCGATCTCGAAGCTGAACCGGTCGCTGAACctccccggcggcggcggcggcggcgacggcgacgaggaTGCCGCGGTTCGGTTCCTGGACACCGCCTTGTCCCTCATGTGCTTCAAGGCTCCTCAG GTGTTCGATTCAGTGGTCGATTACGCGGTGAAGACGATTGCTGCGGTTCTGCACTCGTCGATTAGGTGCGAGGCGGTTGGCTTTCGAAAGGAAGAGGCTTTGCGGGTCGGGAGCTCGATTTCGCGGCGCGATTGTGTCGAAGTGGTTGCCGCGTGCGGCGACGTCCTCCCGAAACTGCCGAGAGATG GAACACTTTCTCATTTACTACTGCATGCTGTCCTGCACGTGGCGGTCTCGGCATCTCACACTCAGTTTTTGTTCCCTTCGACTCGCATTATTGACGGGAAATCAGTTGGCGGGAGAATAATTACGGCTTCAAAGCTCCTTGACTATCTACCCCGAGGATTTTGTCTTCAAAACGATGATACACCATTAAG GCTGTTATTCTGGTACCTTGATCCAGTGATTCTGAGCAATGACATTTCCAAGATTCTGCAAGAAATGATGGAAAGACCTTTCCTTTGTTTGCATAAGGAATTGCATGAGAGGATGTCCTTGCGGAATATTGTTGTTTGCTTGGTACTTTCTCCTGTAATGTTTTTCGAGGCAAAAGCTCTGTTACATAGATGGTTTCTGGAGAC GGGTTTGGCCTTTGTTCTGGAGTTTTCAACCGTATTAGTCGCGGTGATCCTGGATGTAATTTCTAGGCCAATGTGGTGGGGGATATCGATGGAAATGGGAATGAAGCTGCCCTTTTCTGATGCATATTTTCCCTTTAATCACCAATTACTGAGGTCTTTCAGTGGACCTATGTCATGTGCGACACTTTtaaatttggttaattttaCAAGCAACAAGAGTTCAACTGCGAACTCCAATGCGACAAAGGTGGCAAGGGTAGATCAAAGGTCTATGTG GGCACAGGCAATCAACTTCCCAGTTCGGTTCTATTTTGCTTCCCTCACTCTTCTTTGCGATAATAGTTTACACACGGATTGCACATTTTGGCAAACCCATACAACTGATCAGCTGCATAACATGCAACCATTGTCCTGTCGAACTGCTGCAGCAAG GTGTTCGGGATGA